A segment of the Romboutsia sp. 13368 genome:
ACTTCTTTTGTATTTTCATCTATTTTATAATTTTCACTAGACTTATATTCTCCAACTTGTAATATACCTTCTTCATCAACTACAACTGGTATCTTACATCTTTCTTCTCTTGGTATCTTTAAGTCTATAAATAGATCCTTAAGTTTTTTAGTCCCTCCAGCAAGCTTTATTTTATCTCCTTGCTGTCTATTTCGTATAACAATACCTCCTTTTATCTTGTTAAAATCAAACCCTCTAGACATTTTGTCTACTTTTCCACTTTTATATCTATCTATAGTCATTGTTTGGGTTTCAATTATAGAATTTATTTCTTTTATCTTAACAAATCCATTACTAGGTATATTATAAGAAAACTCAATTTCCTCCTCTACTATCTCTGTAGTAGTTAACATTATAGAACTTTTTCTTCTATATACAAATACACCTCTTGGAAGAGTTAACATCTTATTAATCTTAGATTCACTTTCAAGCTCCATTACATCGTCTATATGTTTTTGGTCTATAAAATTAGTATCACCTAAGATAGCTTTTATACCTTTTCTTAATACCCTTACTTTTATTGCATTATGTAACCTCTTAAAACTATTTATGTCTACTTCAACTGAATCAGAACTAACTTTGCATATATTCTTAAACTTTATTTCAGCATCAGATTCAATATAGTCACTATCAGTTTTTAAATTATTGCTCATCCTTACTATAGATTCTATTAAATTAGTATTAAAATTATCCTTCATATATGGTATAAGTTCTAATCTAATTTTATTTCTAGTGTAAATATTTTCTAAATTACTCTCATCTATTCTAGGATTTAAATTATGTACTTCACAATATTCCTCTATTTCTTTTCTTTCTACATCTAAAAGAGGTCTGATTATACCATTTTCTCTAGCATATTCTATGCCTCTAAGTCCCTGAAGTCCAGTACCTCTCATTATTCTCATAAGTACTGTTTCTGCTTGGTCATTTAAGTTATGACCAATAGCTATTTTATTCGACTTAGTTTTTTGTTTTATTTCATTAAACATTTCATATCTAAGCTTTCTTGCTCCTTCTTCAATAGACATACCATTGTCTTTACAGTATTTAGGAACATCTATAGATTTTAGAAAATAAGTTATACCC
Coding sequences within it:
- the tilS gene encoding tRNA lysidine(34) synthetase TilS → MVFEKVLSTIDKHNLIEDGDKIVLGISGGPDSVCLLHILNRLKEKLNIELYVAHLNHQIRGIEAQKDALYVSDICEKMGITYFLKSIDVPKYCKDNGMSIEEGARKLRYEMFNEIKQKTKSNKIAIGHNLNDQAETVLMRIMRGTGLQGLRGIEYARENGIIRPLLDVERKEIEEYCEVHNLNPRIDESNLENIYTRNKIRLELIPYMKDNFNTNLIESIVRMSNNLKTDSDYIESDAEIKFKNICKVSSDSVEVDINSFKRLHNAIKVRVLRKGIKAILGDTNFIDQKHIDDVMELESESKINKMLTLPRGVFVYRRKSSIMLTTTEIVEEEIEFSYNIPSNGFVKIKEINSIIETQTMTIDRYKSGKVDKMSRGFDFNKIKGGIVIRNRQQGDKIKLAGGTKKLKDLFIDLKIPREERCKIPVVVDEEGILQVGEYKSSENYKIDENTKEVLKIIFKKL